From one Luteolibacter sp. SL250 genomic stretch:
- a CDS encoding ATP-binding protein, protein MTSPPPPSLRPGGLPPVAVMSAAVAVGLAVMGVVLLLAHAQPWLGLSLLPAAEGGVVVVESTGPAAGIPEGVRIRAIAGNDHEMELKALDLVIEPDGSMGDYQTYREFLSRQDRLAEILASGEVRLTKADGGVVPLVPDQRGRPFTSFPAVFWVQLVVGLVAWLVAATVFAFRPKDAAARYLLLSGAATLLFSPAAAIYSTRELALDGTLFHWAGDLNFFGGSLFIASFIALLLHYPRPLGPRWAGLLVVALFVGWFVAQQVGIFESMTFARRFLVVVGAGMTFILAGIHWFRTSRTPVERAALQWFLLSWMLGTSAFVLFILLPQLFGVDTSPLQGYAFLLFLLVYAGLAFGILRYRLFELGIWWRRIAVWTLTVLLLVVLDMLFLLGLRMSPGMSLSLTLLVCGVVWLPLRTWMWQRMRGTRDTHPAEWFGRVMDVALAPSEDARDDRWRKLLEEIFSPLGMEAEERGRPAVAVGDDGLSMSMPAVGGLPCLRLKFAAAGRRLFSPKDATLAGELVRSLEHAIASRSAYESGVAEERSRIARDIHDNIGAQLLAALHSDNTERKDARIRESLEDLRSVINDFPAEALTLDEAFGELRAESSERLAAAGISLRWEGNGCDRTVLESPTVHALRSILREAVSNVIRHSGARHACVTVAHGSNSLRVSIGDDGVGSGDFDDHRGNGLANIRARLARMGGSLEIRRPERGTELVIHIPLDHERRRTA, encoded by the coding sequence ATGACTTCGCCTCCCCCTCCGTCCCTCCGTCCTGGTGGGCTGCCTCCGGTAGCTGTGATGTCGGCGGCGGTGGCGGTGGGGTTGGCGGTGATGGGGGTGGTGCTCCTGCTGGCGCATGCGCAACCGTGGTTGGGCTTGTCCCTGCTGCCGGCGGCAGAAGGGGGAGTGGTCGTGGTGGAAAGCACCGGGCCGGCCGCCGGCATCCCGGAAGGTGTCAGAATCCGTGCGATTGCCGGGAATGACCACGAGATGGAACTGAAGGCCCTGGATCTCGTGATCGAGCCGGACGGGAGCATGGGCGACTACCAGACATACCGGGAGTTTCTGTCCCGGCAGGACCGGTTGGCGGAAATCCTGGCGTCCGGGGAGGTCCGCCTGACGAAAGCGGACGGCGGGGTGGTGCCATTGGTTCCCGACCAGCGGGGGCGTCCGTTCACCTCCTTTCCTGCGGTTTTTTGGGTGCAACTGGTGGTGGGGTTGGTGGCGTGGCTGGTGGCCGCCACCGTGTTCGCCTTCCGCCCAAAGGATGCGGCGGCCCGCTACCTGTTGCTGAGCGGTGCGGCGACGCTGTTGTTTTCCCCTGCGGCGGCCATCTACAGCACGCGGGAGCTGGCCCTGGATGGCACCTTGTTCCATTGGGCCGGGGATCTGAATTTCTTCGGCGGCAGCCTGTTCATCGCCAGCTTCATCGCGCTGCTGCTGCACTACCCGAGGCCCCTCGGCCCCAGGTGGGCGGGGTTGCTGGTGGTGGCGCTGTTTGTGGGCTGGTTCGTGGCCCAGCAAGTGGGGATTTTCGAGTCGATGACCTTTGCCCGGCGTTTTCTGGTGGTGGTGGGTGCGGGCATGACCTTCATCCTCGCGGGCATCCACTGGTTCCGGACCAGCCGCACACCCGTCGAGCGGGCGGCGCTCCAGTGGTTCCTGCTGTCGTGGATGTTGGGAACCAGCGCGTTCGTCCTGTTCATCCTGCTTCCGCAGTTGTTCGGCGTGGATACCTCCCCGCTGCAGGGGTATGCGTTCCTGCTTTTCCTGCTGGTGTATGCCGGGCTGGCCTTCGGCATCCTGCGCTACCGCTTGTTCGAGTTGGGCATCTGGTGGCGGCGCATCGCGGTTTGGACGCTGACGGTGCTGCTGCTGGTCGTGCTGGACATGCTTTTCCTGTTAGGCCTGCGGATGTCGCCGGGCATGTCACTGAGTCTGACGCTGCTGGTCTGCGGCGTGGTCTGGCTGCCGCTGCGGACGTGGATGTGGCAGCGCATGCGGGGGACGCGGGATACCCACCCCGCGGAGTGGTTCGGGCGGGTGATGGACGTGGCCCTGGCCCCATCGGAAGATGCGCGCGACGACCGCTGGCGGAAGCTGCTGGAGGAGATCTTTTCGCCCCTGGGTATGGAAGCGGAGGAAAGGGGGCGGCCTGCGGTGGCGGTCGGGGATGACGGGCTTTCCATGTCGATGCCAGCCGTGGGGGGGCTGCCCTGCCTCAGGCTCAAATTCGCCGCCGCGGGACGGCGCCTGTTTTCACCAAAGGACGCCACCCTCGCCGGTGAGCTGGTGAGAAGCCTGGAACACGCCATCGCCAGCCGCTCCGCCTATGAGTCCGGTGTGGCGGAGGAGCGCAGCCGGATCGCCCGCGACATCCACGACAACATTGGGGCGCAACTGCTCGCCGCGCTGCACAGCGACAACACGGAGCGGAAGGACGCCAGGATCCGTGAATCCCTGGAGGATCTCCGCTCCGTCATCAACGATTTTCCTGCGGAGGCGCTCACCCTTGATGAAGCCTTCGGCGAACTCCGGGCGGAATCCTCCGAGCGCCTCGCCGCCGCCGGGATCTCCCTACGGTGGGAAGGGAATGGCTGCGACCGGACCGTGCTTGAGTCTCCCACCGTCCACGCCCTGCGCTCGATCCTGCGGGAAGCGGTCAGCAACGTGATCCGGCACTCCGGAGCGCGTCACGCCTGTGTGACGGTGGCGCATGGGAGCAACTCGCTGCGTGTGAGCATTGGCGATGACGGGGTGGGCAGCGGAGACTTCGACGATCACCGAGGCAACGGGCTTGCGAACATACGGGCGCGGCTGGCGCGTATGGGCGGCTCCCTGGAGATCCGGCGGCCGGAGCGGGGGACGGAGCTGGTCATCCACATTCCTCTGGATCATGAAAGGAGGCGGACGGCGTGA
- a CDS encoding NAD(P)-binding domain-containing protein produces the protein MNQRIAILGAGNMGSALAHALASQGAAVSIWDHFPETIAEIISDRTNRRYLPGIDLHPAIQPHTSAAECMDGVRLVILCLPSIFVEGVLLPLLPSLRADAILLNVAKGFAPDGKTILPAWLHTIAPGHDCAHLAGPALADEIAGGCPTFVTIAARHSTTAEETAAIIRGDILIPGTTTDLEGAVLAGILKNSYAIFLGLLERLCGQGHNLSASAMTLCSMEMERLLTAMDARPETVRGLPGMGDLTATGCSPRSHNRRLGQDLAAGLPPEGLHRRDVHVPEGVRATITFLQAARDRRVEAPILSAVAAILRGTLPPTPSTLLDALRAAAGTG, from the coding sequence ATGAACCAACGGATCGCCATCCTCGGTGCGGGGAACATGGGCAGTGCGCTCGCGCACGCCCTCGCCAGCCAGGGTGCCGCCGTGTCCATCTGGGACCACTTCCCGGAGACCATCGCGGAAATCATCTCTGACCGCACGAACCGGCGGTATCTCCCCGGCATCGACCTGCACCCCGCCATCCAGCCACACACCAGCGCGGCGGAGTGCATGGACGGTGTCCGCCTTGTCATCCTCTGCCTCCCTTCCATTTTCGTGGAGGGGGTCCTCCTCCCACTCCTGCCCTCCCTCCGGGCGGATGCCATCCTGCTCAACGTGGCCAAGGGCTTCGCCCCCGACGGAAAGACGATCCTTCCCGCGTGGCTCCACACCATCGCGCCCGGTCACGACTGTGCCCACCTTGCCGGTCCCGCACTGGCGGATGAGATCGCCGGCGGCTGCCCCACCTTCGTGACCATCGCCGCGCGCCACAGCACCACCGCGGAGGAAACCGCCGCCATCATCCGCGGGGACATCCTCATCCCCGGCACCACCACGGATCTGGAGGGAGCCGTGCTGGCAGGCATACTGAAGAATTCGTATGCCATTTTCCTCGGCCTGCTGGAGCGACTCTGCGGCCAAGGTCACAACCTCTCCGCCAGCGCGATGACGCTCTGCAGCATGGAAATGGAGCGTCTGCTCACCGCCATGGACGCCCGTCCGGAAACCGTCCGCGGCCTGCCTGGCATGGGAGACCTCACCGCCACCGGCTGCTCACCCCGCAGCCACAACCGCCGTCTCGGACAGGACCTAGCGGCCGGGCTGCCACCGGAGGGCCTTCATCGCAGAGACGTCCATGTCCCGGAGGGCGTCCGCGCCACCATCACCTTTCTCCAGGCCGCCCGCGACCGCCGGGTGGAAGCCCCAATCCTTTCCGCCGTCGCCGCCATACTCCGCGGCACCCTCCCTCCCACGCCTTCCACCCTGCTGGATGCCCTCCGCGCCGCCGCCGGAACCGGTTGA
- a CDS encoding response regulator transcription factor, whose amino-acid sequence MKRVLIVEDVAETRRWLSGVVLAAFKDSTILEAATVDAARELSGQHVFDLALIDLGLPDGSGLDVLRSLRAVSPSTLCVITTAIGEDSHIVAALSAGAQGYLLKQQPVGQLSRQLVQLHEGIPALSPSIARRIMEHFRMTGPVADDDAGLSEREKQTLALISRGFRNVDVAENLGIAESTVASHIKAIYRKLDISTRAEASWHATRLGL is encoded by the coding sequence GTGAAGCGGGTGCTCATTGTTGAAGACGTGGCGGAGACCCGGCGCTGGCTCTCCGGAGTGGTGCTGGCGGCGTTCAAGGACAGCACGATCCTGGAGGCCGCGACCGTGGACGCGGCGCGGGAGCTTTCCGGGCAGCATGTTTTCGACCTCGCGCTCATCGACCTGGGGCTGCCTGACGGGTCCGGGCTCGACGTGCTGCGCTCGCTGCGTGCGGTGTCACCGTCCACGCTTTGCGTCATCACCACCGCCATCGGGGAGGATTCCCACATCGTCGCGGCGCTGTCGGCGGGGGCGCAGGGATATCTGCTCAAGCAGCAGCCCGTGGGCCAGCTCAGCCGCCAGCTCGTCCAGCTTCATGAAGGTATCCCGGCACTTTCACCGTCCATCGCCCGCCGGATCATGGAACACTTCCGCATGACCGGGCCCGTCGCGGATGATGACGCCGGCCTGAGCGAGCGGGAAAAGCAGACCCTTGCCCTGATCTCCCGCGGGTTCCGCAATGTGGACGTCGCGGAGAACCTGGGAATCGCGGAGTCCACGGTGGCGTCTCACATCAAGGCGATCTACCGGAAGCTCGACATCTCCACCCGCGCGGAGGCCAGTTGGCACGCGACGCGCCTCGGATTGTGA
- a CDS encoding immunoglobulin domain-containing protein — protein MHRHPTSPLSSIRLALTAFLLFALGIPSFGQAAYQGTYIGYSYIRLEGAVTQPETANGTVIAEVANDGSITLQGGGITGTVDSAGTINWVQPNGFYLTAGNISGGTLHGSGSTTNGLTTTHTRIELKTGGYDVNASLDGYFTVINPKPPLHDSVAIIHDGTRFVVLGEKGAIHFSEDGQTWQSRHTGSVHPMTALAYGSGTYVAVGENNTLLTSTDLENWVPRASGIGQVQNWHITTVTFHDGRFYIGNMTGGITRSSDATGATWEAPMYTSNAIGPLTNPLLRAMGSRLYLVAKGYGQTRFKIHHSTNGTTFTEAALDASAIPSYFNTNPDHLVHGNGVHLINAYGYSATSTDGVNFTARNNPDAFSFVGFDGERFIARTPGGTNAKFYHSTNGVTWTEGTRDSLTNATGVAHHGSLRIATGALYLTRRSTDGLAWEKITSSDISADIATNSNELRVTYGNGLYILHGIATVVENLNFITRDGLNWTPAPTKRSIAFANGIFFSGDQISLDGITWIDANLPLNQNETIKFVASDGDTLLAISIQNRVFTSDDGFTWQHVNAASPAPGNAHTVVGANGQWIALATGGQYYHSPDNGATWTSATKSNATLNGAAYGNGRWVIVANNGHIYTGSDPASLTSTGPTLTQGGGYDSVVFIDGKFFVRRDNFGTYFVSDALPGSTWEEKYFSGTVRFYGMASGPDFSLITGSNSTVIRAERNQVGHPVLTTQPPATVTLVQDGTLQLQAGVIGDPDLTYRWFRNGLPLENVGRVTGADTTALTITDIRGNDAGTYHLLVTNPLGTVVTRATQLTVNPKPLVVTPPLSLTKKPGADATFTVQGSPDTTAIQWFHNGQPISGATSATLTLSNLTDANAGLYEARLTNQFGDIFSPPASLSITHVASGISADGPYNANIPALNLSFTRSYLGYSANGIEIRKIHEYPDGKILVGGQFSYLSDTRHGLMRLNADGTLDTSFAFPLLRESVSNFFYNASVEDFGFLSDGHIVVVLSAAVNYGQSASLPISTRILLLDANGNPDFSFNIPFPANAQVGSLAIDSQDRIVLAGYRFSGTGNNTVNIARYQANGTPDASFDGKLVTTGISNFIQRGVKLLPDGKLVAVGQNNSSRLTTTRLTSSGTQDPTFTKADLGTGSTGVKELKLHDDGGFLISGGIGIVTINSVQSPRRQVALFHADGTLEPTVNSATNPAHTYFGTIYSSEILPDNSLLFGGSYSYYDNLDYLPEGLLKNLAQFEASGTVMMMESQQLEADFAPSQHPFSLLHANPSHSRIYAGRWITTTSFPNAPRILRLTTGSGPLPGAPAPAITHQSSGTYAEPGDSVTFAVSAVGGALSFQWSKNGQPIPGKTGPSLDIHPVGIDDAATYTVAVTDGSTTVYSSEMILTVRGAASTPTFSSWKSQYSFPPGEEGFNDDPAGDGVANGFKYLFGLDPNVPAVLQTEVPHPSGQKKFDSATINSINSGPGLPAPGTEGGKSYQLVSVRLPADMKGLSFEIQATTNLVFGNGSAQAHQLGEPVTDGDALIHSFYLTPATEDSARLFWRLEIGE, from the coding sequence ATGCATCGCCATCCCACCTCGCCCTTGTCATCCATCCGCCTGGCATTGACCGCCTTCCTGCTGTTCGCGCTGGGTATCCCTTCATTCGGCCAGGCGGCCTATCAGGGCACCTACATCGGCTACTCCTATATCCGTCTTGAAGGAGCCGTCACCCAGCCGGAAACCGCCAACGGCACCGTCATTGCTGAAGTCGCCAACGATGGATCCATTACTCTCCAGGGCGGGGGAATCACCGGCACCGTCGATTCCGCCGGCACCATCAACTGGGTGCAGCCGAATGGCTTTTACCTCACCGCCGGAAACATCTCCGGCGGCACGCTCCACGGCAGTGGCTCCACCACCAACGGCCTGACCACCACCCACACCCGCATCGAACTGAAAACCGGCGGCTATGACGTCAATGCCTCGCTCGACGGCTATTTCACGGTCATCAATCCCAAACCCCCGCTGCACGACTCGGTGGCCATCATCCACGACGGCACCCGCTTCGTCGTCCTCGGTGAAAAGGGAGCCATCCATTTCTCGGAAGATGGCCAAACATGGCAGAGCCGCCACACCGGCAGCGTCCATCCCATGACGGCGCTCGCCTACGGTTCCGGCACCTACGTCGCTGTCGGAGAAAACAACACCCTGCTCACCAGCACCGATCTCGAAAACTGGGTTCCCCGCGCCTCCGGTATCGGACAAGTCCAGAACTGGCACATCACGACCGTCACATTCCACGATGGCCGGTTTTACATCGGCAACATGACCGGAGGAATCACCCGCTCCAGTGATGCCACCGGAGCCACCTGGGAAGCTCCCATGTACACTTCCAACGCCATCGGCCCTCTCACGAACCCTCTCCTGCGTGCCATGGGCAGCCGTCTCTATCTTGTGGCGAAAGGCTACGGCCAAACCCGGTTCAAGATCCACCACTCTACCAACGGCACCACATTCACCGAAGCCGCGCTCGATGCCAGCGCCATCCCTTCCTATTTCAACACCAACCCGGATCACCTGGTCCATGGCAACGGCGTCCATCTCATCAATGCCTACGGCTACAGCGCCACCTCGACCGACGGCGTCAATTTCACCGCACGCAACAATCCCGATGCCTTCAGCTTCGTCGGCTTCGACGGCGAACGCTTCATCGCCCGCACCCCGGGGGGCACCAACGCGAAATTCTACCACTCCACCAATGGAGTGACATGGACGGAGGGAACGCGAGATTCCCTCACCAACGCCACCGGAGTCGCCCATCACGGGTCCCTCCGCATCGCCACCGGTGCGCTCTACCTCACCCGCCGCTCCACCGACGGGCTCGCATGGGAAAAGATCACCTCCAGCGACATTTCCGCGGACATCGCCACCAACTCGAACGAACTCCGCGTCACCTACGGCAACGGTCTCTATATCCTACACGGTATTGCCACCGTCGTCGAGAACCTCAACTTCATCACCCGCGACGGCCTCAACTGGACTCCCGCACCCACGAAGAGATCCATCGCTTTCGCCAACGGCATCTTCTTCAGCGGCGACCAGATTTCCCTCGACGGCATCACCTGGATCGACGCCAACCTCCCCCTCAATCAGAACGAAACCATCAAATTCGTCGCCTCGGATGGCGACACCCTGCTCGCCATCTCCATCCAGAACCGCGTCTTCACTTCCGATGACGGGTTCACCTGGCAGCATGTGAATGCGGCCAGCCCCGCCCCCGGCAACGCCCACACCGTCGTCGGCGCCAACGGCCAATGGATCGCCCTCGCCACCGGCGGCCAATACTATCACTCCCCCGACAACGGAGCCACCTGGACCAGCGCCACAAAAAGCAACGCCACCCTGAATGGCGCCGCCTACGGCAATGGCCGCTGGGTAATCGTCGCCAACAATGGCCACATCTACACCGGAAGCGATCCCGCCTCGCTCACCTCCACCGGCCCCACACTCACCCAGGGAGGCGGCTACGACAGCGTCGTTTTCATCGACGGAAAATTTTTCGTCCGCCGCGACAACTTCGGCACCTACTTCGTCTCCGACGCTCTCCCCGGCAGCACCTGGGAAGAAAAATACTTCAGCGGCACCGTCCGCTTCTACGGCATGGCCTCCGGCCCGGACTTCTCCCTCATCACCGGTTCCAACAGCACCGTCATCCGCGCCGAACGGAACCAGGTCGGCCATCCCGTCCTCACCACCCAGCCGCCAGCCACCGTCACGCTGGTCCAGGACGGCACGCTCCAGCTTCAGGCGGGCGTCATCGGTGATCCCGATTTGACCTACCGCTGGTTCCGCAACGGCCTTCCGCTCGAAAACGTTGGCCGCGTCACAGGAGCTGACACCACAGCCCTTACCATCACCGACATCCGAGGCAACGACGCCGGGACCTACCACCTCCTCGTCACCAACCCCCTCGGCACCGTTGTCACCCGGGCAACCCAGCTTACGGTCAACCCCAAGCCTCTTGTCGTCACCCCGCCCCTCAGCCTGACGAAAAAACCGGGCGCGGACGCCACTTTCACCGTGCAGGGCAGTCCCGATACCACCGCCATCCAGTGGTTCCACAACGGGCAGCCCATCTCCGGAGCCACCTCCGCCACCCTCACCCTTTCCAACCTCACCGACGCCAACGCCGGACTCTACGAAGCCCGCCTCACCAATCAATTCGGCGACATCTTCAGTCCTCCGGCGAGCCTTTCCATTACCCATGTCGCCTCGGGAATATCCGCGGACGGCCCTTACAATGCCAACATTCCAGCCCTGAATTTATCCTTCACCCGAAGTTATCTGGGATACAGCGCGAATGGCATCGAGATCCGGAAAATCCACGAATATCCCGACGGGAAAATCCTCGTCGGAGGCCAGTTCTCATACCTGAGCGATACCCGCCACGGCCTCATGCGTCTCAATGCCGACGGCACCCTCGACACATCCTTCGCCTTCCCGCTCCTGCGCGAGTCGGTCTCCAACTTCTTCTACAACGCTTCCGTCGAAGATTTCGGTTTCCTCTCCGACGGCCACATCGTCGTCGTCCTCAGTGCCGCCGTGAACTACGGTCAATCCGCCTCCCTTCCCATCTCCACCCGGATCCTTCTCCTCGATGCGAATGGAAATCCGGATTTCTCCTTCAACATCCCATTCCCCGCGAACGCCCAGGTCGGTTCCCTTGCCATCGACTCCCAGGACCGCATCGTCCTGGCAGGCTACCGGTTCTCCGGCACGGGCAACAACACGGTCAACATCGCCCGCTACCAGGCCAACGGAACACCCGACGCCTCCTTCGACGGAAAGCTTGTCACCACCGGCATTTCAAACTTCATCCAGCGGGGAGTGAAGCTCCTTCCCGACGGCAAACTGGTCGCCGTCGGCCAGAACAACAGCAGCCGCCTCACCACCACCCGGCTCACCTCCTCCGGAACCCAGGACCCCACCTTCACCAAAGCCGACCTCGGCACCGGTTCCACCGGAGTCAAAGAACTGAAACTACACGACGATGGAGGTTTCCTTATTTCCGGTGGCATCGGCATCGTCACCATCAACAGCGTCCAGAGCCCCCGCAGGCAGGTTGCCCTCTTTCATGCCGACGGAACTCTGGAGCCAACGGTGAACTCCGCCACGAATCCCGCCCACACCTACTTCGGCACGATCTATTCCAGCGAAATCCTTCCCGACAACAGCCTCCTGTTTGGCGGAAGCTATTCCTACTACGACAACCTCGATTACCTCCCCGAAGGTCTGCTCAAGAATCTCGCCCAGTTCGAAGCCTCCGGCACCGTGATGATGATGGAGAGCCAGCAACTGGAGGCCGACTTCGCACCCTCGCAACATCCGTTCTCGCTTCTCCATGCCAACCCGTCCCACTCCCGGATCTATGCCGGACGCTGGATCACCACCACCAGCTTCCCGAACGCCCCGCGCATTCTCCGCCTCACCACCGGCTCCGGCCCGCTTCCCGGAGCACCCGCCCCCGCCATCACCCATCAGAGTTCCGGCACCTATGCGGAACCCGGAGACTCTGTCACGTTCGCCGTCTCCGCGGTGGGAGGCGCCCTCTCCTTCCAGTGGAGCAAGAACGGCCAGCCCATCCCCGGCAAAACCGGACCCTCTCTCGACATCCACCCCGTGGGCATCGATGACGCCGCCACCTACACCGTCGCGGTGACGGACGGATCCACCACCGTCTACTCATCCGAGATGATCCTCACTGTCCGGGGAGCCGCCTCCACACCCACCTTCTCCTCATGGAAAAGCCAGTACAGCTTCCCTCCCGGAGAAGAAGGCTTCAATGATGATCCCGCCGGAGACGGTGTCGCCAACGGCTTCAAGTATCTCTTCGGTCTCGATCCCAACGTGCCTGCCGTCCTGCAGACGGAAGTGCCTCACCCTTCCGGACAGAAAAAGTTCGACTCGGCGACGATCAACAGCATCAACAGCGGTCCGGGACTGCCTGCCCCCGGGACGGAAGGCGGGAAATCCTATCAGCTCGTTTCCGTCCGGCTTCCTGCTGATATGAAAGGCCTCTCTTTCGAAATCCAGGCGACCACGAATCTCGTCTTCGGCAACGGTTCCGCACAGGCCCACCAGCTCGGAGAACCGGTCACGGATGGGGATGCGCTCATCCATTCCTTCTATCTCACTCCCGCCACCGAAGACTCCGCACGACTCTTCTGGAGGCTGGAAATCGGTGAATAG